A window of the Nitrospiraceae bacterium genome harbors these coding sequences:
- a CDS encoding acyl-CoA dehydrogenase family protein, giving the protein MSQLFKGMEQIEEARQEMAGESFMAGLFLGNPDLNLLFPPDESDEEKQIGKEYCQKIEEFLKQQVDPDDIERIAKIPEHVLKGLLELGAFGMKIPKEYGGLGFSYTNYGRVLMLIASWSNILALTVAVPQSIGIAMPILLFGNEKQKKAFLPRVARKEISAFALTEPDTGSDAANIQTNAVLNALGTHFVVNGEKLWCTNGSLASLITLVARVPAKRIFLDGRTKWVPVPEGKGAEGSVHTAFILDMSSPGVKIQQRCQFEGCRGIENAHMTFTDVQIPMDNLIGEIGKGLKYALTILNVGRAISIPALCLGMAKQAWQPTLDRANSRVTFQQPLSRRQTQMRRVGQMAADLFAMEALSWLVWRMADHHAYDIRIEAAIAKIACSEKAITFLKGAQIIFGGMGYEKVDSKRIRGEPAFGIEQLVRDIEMYRIGEGATDILRPFVAREALNPHLEQARNYLDAKGKTLARIREGVKVAQWYLPRYLDLWKRKPLPSRPAIDHPTVRKHLTYVERASRRLARAIFYILAIHQEGIRDDQGRQNRIESVGEDMLIIAATALWAEWQYNREGDPGVWDLADEVFYTARKRIDRMIPEIIHNDDPVIASVGKRAFLGQYPMLNHGIIQRGLFDYIPKVQAEAVEEQGSYEMTNRDNAVLTALTDAGYRLHGQ; this is encoded by the coding sequence ATGTCGCAACTTTTCAAAGGCATGGAGCAAATAGAAGAAGCGCGCCAGGAAATGGCCGGAGAGAGTTTTATGGCGGGTCTGTTTCTGGGAAATCCAGACCTTAATCTGCTGTTTCCGCCGGATGAGTCGGACGAGGAAAAGCAAATCGGCAAAGAATATTGCCAGAAAATTGAAGAATTTCTAAAGCAGCAGGTAGATCCGGACGACATCGAACGAATCGCTAAAATTCCGGAGCATGTGCTCAAGGGCCTGCTGGAGCTTGGAGCATTCGGGATGAAAATCCCCAAAGAATATGGCGGGCTGGGATTCTCGTATACAAATTACGGGCGGGTGCTGATGCTGATCGCGAGCTGGAGCAATATCCTGGCCCTTACAGTTGCGGTGCCACAGTCCATCGGAATTGCCATGCCGATTCTTCTCTTCGGAAACGAAAAGCAAAAAAAGGCCTTTCTCCCCCGAGTGGCGAGAAAGGAAATCTCGGCTTTTGCGCTCACAGAACCGGACACCGGATCGGATGCGGCCAATATTCAAACGAATGCCGTCCTCAATGCATTGGGCACTCATTTTGTGGTCAACGGTGAAAAACTCTGGTGCACGAATGGCTCCCTCGCCAGCCTGATAACACTGGTGGCCCGCGTGCCGGCAAAACGGATATTCCTGGACGGGAGGACCAAATGGGTCCCCGTGCCCGAAGGCAAGGGGGCTGAGGGTTCCGTCCACACGGCGTTCATCCTGGACATGTCCAGTCCCGGCGTGAAGATTCAGCAACGATGTCAATTTGAAGGATGCCGGGGCATTGAAAACGCGCATATGACATTCACCGACGTGCAAATTCCAATGGACAACCTCATTGGAGAAATCGGGAAAGGCTTGAAATACGCGTTAACCATTCTGAACGTCGGGCGAGCCATTAGTATTCCGGCTTTGTGTTTGGGAATGGCCAAGCAAGCCTGGCAACCCACGTTGGATCGTGCGAATTCACGTGTCACCTTTCAGCAGCCGTTAAGCCGGCGTCAAACCCAAATGAGGCGCGTGGGACAGATGGCGGCGGATCTTTTTGCCATGGAGGCGTTATCCTGGCTGGTGTGGCGTATGGCCGATCATCACGCGTATGACATTCGTATTGAAGCCGCCATTGCCAAAATCGCGTGTTCGGAAAAGGCGATTACTTTTCTCAAAGGGGCTCAAATAATCTTTGGAGGAATGGGTTACGAAAAGGTTGATTCTAAACGGATTCGCGGAGAGCCGGCCTTCGGGATTGAACAATTGGTTCGGGATATTGAAATGTACCGTATCGGGGAGGGAGCCACGGATATTCTGCGACCCTTTGTAGCCCGTGAGGCCCTGAACCCGCATTTGGAGCAAGCCAGGAATTATCTGGACGCAAAAGGCAAAACTCTGGCACGCATCCGGGAAGGGGTGAAGGTCGCGCAATGGTACCTTCCCCGATACCTTGATCTGTGGAAGCGGAAACCTCTTCCTTCCCGTCCAGCGATAGATCATCCCACCGTCCGCAAGCACCTCACGTATGTCGAACGGGCAAGCCGCCGTCTGGCCAGAGCCATTTTCTACATTCTGGCCATTCACCAGGAAGGGATTCGTGATGATCAGGGCAGGCAAAATAGGATCGAGTCGGTGGGGGAAGACATGTTGATCATTGCGGCCACGGCGTTATGGGCTGAATGGCAGTATAACCGGGAAGGAGATCCCGGAGTCTGGGATCTGGCCGATGAAGTGTTTTATACGGCACGCAAGCGGATTGACCGGATGATCCCGGAAATTATTCATAATGATGATCCCGTTATCGCATCCGTTGGAAAACGGGCGTTTCTGGGGCAATACCCAATGCTGAATCACGGCATCATTCAACGGGGCCTTTTCGATTATATCCCGAAGGTGCAAGCCGAAGCGGTGGAGGAGCAAGGATCATATGAAATGACCAATCGGGACAATGCGGTCCTCACGGCACTGACCGATGCGGGCTATCGGTTGCATGGGCAATGA
- a CDS encoding enoyl-CoA hydratase/isomerase family protein, whose protein sequence is MSELPRIWLTEQVADHVATVTINHPPANVLTPRGLGELESTLDDLANNDRIKVIIITGTGRFFIAGADIRMLAEIESKPKGKKLAVTGQKIFNKIADSPKPIIAAINGICLGGGLELALSCHIRLAAEGIQLGLPEVNLGLIPGFGGTQRLLRLIGQSKATEMILTGDPLSAVDGKTCGLISEVFSDKDLMSQAIGLAGRIASKSQRAVRAALQAIQSGSDLKLREGLLVEATLFGKLCESEDKQEGLAAFLEKRTPHFKGL, encoded by the coding sequence ATGAGCGAACTTCCTCGCATATGGCTCACCGAACAGGTGGCAGATCATGTCGCGACGGTGACGATCAACCATCCTCCCGCAAATGTGCTTACACCCCGAGGGCTTGGTGAACTCGAATCAACTCTGGACGATCTGGCCAATAATGATCGAATCAAGGTCATCATCATCACCGGAACAGGACGGTTTTTCATTGCAGGAGCCGATATCCGGATGTTGGCAGAAATCGAATCCAAGCCAAAAGGCAAAAAACTGGCTGTCACGGGACAAAAAATTTTCAATAAAATTGCGGATTCGCCGAAACCCATTATCGCTGCCATCAATGGCATCTGCCTCGGCGGAGGCTTGGAATTAGCCTTGAGTTGTCATATCCGATTAGCTGCTGAAGGAATTCAACTCGGCCTACCGGAGGTTAATCTTGGCCTGATCCCTGGGTTCGGCGGGACTCAACGCCTGCTTCGTCTCATCGGCCAATCGAAAGCCACTGAAATGATTCTGACCGGGGATCCTCTCTCGGCAGTGGATGGCAAAACATGTGGACTGATTTCTGAGGTTTTCTCTGATAAAGATTTGATGTCTCAGGCTATCGGACTCGCCGGTCGGATTGCCTCAAAAAGTCAACGTGCTGTTCGAGCAGCCCTTCAGGCTATTCAAAGCGGATCGGATTTGAAACTTCGTGAGGGATTGCTGGTAGAAGCTACCTTGTTTGGAAAACTTTGCGAATCCGAAGATAAACAAGAAGGGCTGGCAGCCTTTTTAGAAAAGCGCACTCCGCATTTCAAGGGCCTCTGA
- a CDS encoding J domain-containing protein has translation MPVVDYYAVLGVVLQASQDEIKKAYRALALQYHPDRNRGNRQAEQKIREVNAAYEILGDPDARKTYDRMRLGYVEPMVHRRDRDPEPEPEESISPSVVLQRMEETLREESRKQLFMVLIRNTQKIKEELGIIRERVIRAQGYDTFLEKIVIQRGREVLEELVSVELKQRRERLVDIAVEMVCSAVPGSFRGEEPMDQIRRSLGQAYQEGWIQGYEQACELLYERR, from the coding sequence ATGCCAGTCGTCGATTATTATGCGGTTCTCGGTGTTGTTCTTCAAGCATCGCAAGATGAGATAAAAAAAGCATATCGTGCATTGGCCCTTCAATATCATCCTGACCGTAATCGAGGGAATCGTCAGGCTGAACAAAAAATTCGTGAAGTCAATGCAGCCTATGAAATTTTGGGAGATCCGGATGCCAGAAAAACGTATGATCGAATGCGTTTGGGCTATGTCGAGCCGATGGTGCACCGACGGGATAGAGATCCGGAACCTGAGCCGGAAGAATCCATTTCTCCGTCAGTGGTCTTGCAACGAATGGAAGAAACTCTTCGCGAGGAATCTCGCAAGCAACTATTTATGGTTTTGATACGCAATACACAAAAAATCAAAGAAGAATTAGGCATTATTCGGGAACGGGTCATTCGTGCCCAGGGATATGATACCTTTCTGGAAAAAATTGTCATCCAGCGAGGCCGGGAAGTGTTAGAGGAACTGGTGTCTGTGGAGCTCAAACAGCGCCGAGAGCGACTCGTGGATATAGCCGTGGAAATGGTGTGCTCGGCCGTTCCAGGTTCGTTTCGAGGGGAAGAGCCAATGGATCAGATTCGACGAAGTTTAGGGCAGGCATATCAGGAGGGATGGATCCAAGGATACGAACAAGCTTGTGAACTGCTCTACGAGCGCCGGTAA
- a CDS encoding tetratricopeptide repeat protein yields the protein MLLIGLLSACTSHSKKPSNSSRSSLPEKTAESPTPALENQLLATVKHAEGLGPGNPLLLSSLYSLATYYEDRKEYDKSAAQYERALKLKETANGPNHPDVAAILQRYARMLQAANRPSEAANLRLRSEAILARPSTPTSSQ from the coding sequence ATGCTGTTGATCGGCCTCCTCAGCGCATGTACCTCCCATTCAAAAAAGCCCTCGAATTCTTCGCGATCCTCGCTTCCGGAAAAAACAGCAGAATCACCCACCCCTGCGTTAGAAAACCAGTTATTGGCCACGGTTAAACACGCTGAAGGGTTAGGACCGGGAAACCCCCTGCTCCTAAGTAGTCTGTATAGTTTGGCCACCTATTACGAAGATCGGAAAGAGTATGACAAATCCGCTGCGCAATATGAACGGGCCCTCAAATTAAAGGAAACCGCGAATGGCCCAAACCATCCCGACGTGGCGGCCATCCTTCAACGATATGCTCGAATGCTGCAAGCAGCTAACCGACCATCGGAAGCAGCCAATCTCCGCCTTCGTTCTGAGGCCATTCTCGCTCGGCCCTCGACTCCCACTTCCAGTCAATAA
- a CDS encoding flagellar biosynthesis anti-sigma factor FlgM, translating into MSQLSSIPPTPPGDVPSFSSKETALSFSNVSHEGSTLAPNPAKDDRTSPSPSSREASFYLQQMSQVPDVRQDKIAHFQKAIESQGYGISAEKLADSIIQELHPHPEEIRPPTTL; encoded by the coding sequence ATGAGTCAACTTTCCTCCATCCCACCAACACCACCAGGAGATGTCCCATCCTTTTCTTCTAAGGAAACGGCCTTGTCATTTTCCAATGTTAGCCACGAGGGTTCCACTTTAGCTCCGAACCCTGCCAAAGATGACAGAACATCCCCCTCCCCTTCCAGTCGAGAGGCTTCTTTTTACCTCCAACAAATGTCTCAGGTACCGGATGTTCGACAGGACAAAATCGCACATTTTCAAAAAGCCATTGAATCACAGGGCTATGGCATTTCTGCTGAAAAGTTAGCGGATTCAATCATTCAAGAATTGCATCCTCACCCAGAAGAAATCCGACCACCAACCACATTGTAA
- a CDS encoding 3-deoxy-7-phosphoheptulonate synthase: MPEPINNRNIIDISPLPTPKQMQSALPLPEQTGQMVLQSRQAIRDILHGRDSHRLLVIIGPCSIHDPEAAILYAERLKLVADRIQEHALIVLRTYFEKPRTTVGWKGLINDPHLDGSCEIGGGFELARSILLRINNLGLPCATEFLDPVTPQYISDLISWAAIGARTTESQTHREMASGLSMPVGLKNGTDGGLQVALNAMIAARHPQSFIGVNAEGLTSVIKTNGNPDRHLVLRGGGGRVNYNPEDISEAVRCLTSEGISRPIMVDCSHGNSEKDHTRQIPVAQSVIEQFTRGQLAIMGLLIESNLKSGNQKWEAGKPLEWGISITDACIGWEETEQLLDDLGEALDKSAKSKILTS; encoded by the coding sequence ATGCCCGAACCAATTAATAACCGAAACATTATCGATATTTCTCCACTTCCGACCCCAAAACAGATGCAAAGCGCTCTCCCATTGCCCGAACAAACCGGCCAGATGGTTCTTCAATCTCGGCAAGCCATTCGAGATATTCTTCATGGACGAGACTCCCATCGCCTGTTAGTCATAATTGGCCCATGTTCCATACACGACCCGGAAGCGGCCATTCTCTATGCTGAACGCCTCAAACTGGTTGCTGATCGCATTCAGGAGCATGCCCTGATTGTCCTTCGAACCTATTTTGAAAAACCCCGCACAACGGTTGGTTGGAAGGGACTTATCAACGACCCCCACTTGGATGGATCCTGCGAAATTGGGGGAGGATTTGAACTAGCCCGTTCTATTCTACTCCGGATCAATAACCTGGGATTGCCATGCGCCACGGAATTTCTGGATCCTGTCACGCCCCAATACATTTCTGACTTAATTAGTTGGGCGGCTATTGGAGCACGTACCACCGAAAGCCAAACCCATAGAGAAATGGCCAGTGGCCTATCCATGCCTGTTGGCCTCAAAAATGGAACGGATGGGGGACTCCAAGTCGCTCTCAATGCCATGATTGCAGCCCGACATCCCCAAAGTTTCATTGGGGTAAACGCCGAAGGTCTTACCTCTGTTATCAAAACAAATGGCAACCCGGACCGACACCTTGTTCTTCGTGGTGGCGGAGGACGAGTTAACTATAATCCGGAAGATATCTCTGAGGCCGTGCGTTGCTTAACAAGTGAGGGAATTAGTCGACCGATCATGGTTGACTGCTCTCATGGCAATTCAGAAAAAGACCATACGCGCCAAATTCCTGTAGCTCAATCAGTTATCGAGCAATTCACGAGGGGCCAACTCGCCATCATGGGTTTGTTAATTGAGAGTAACCTGAAGTCGGGCAATCAAAAATGGGAAGCAGGGAAACCCTTGGAGTGGGGAATATCAATTACAGATGCCTGCATCGGATGGGAAGAGACAGAACAACTTCTTGATGATTTGGGAGAAGCCCTAGATAAGTCTGCTAAAAGTAAGATCTTGACTTCATAA
- a CDS encoding MerC domain-containing protein — protein MIKTLGPRLSKAGSIASLICAVHCAVTPLALLALPVIAAHSWDGLDGIIGAFWADTTEWMFLGVIALLAGFGLLATYPRHRDSRPALLTACGLVVLMTAHLLIESGGGVEIVLDVTGASMIALAGFWNRRLCHHLGCHTHEHTHEPSGSKIQPLPDLSSNS, from the coding sequence ATGATCAAAACTCTTGGACCGAGGCTTTCAAAAGCCGGCTCTATCGCTTCTCTGATTTGTGCGGTGCACTGTGCGGTGACGCCTTTAGCATTGCTTGCTCTTCCCGTCATAGCTGCACATTCCTGGGATGGTCTTGATGGAATAATAGGAGCTTTTTGGGCCGATACTACTGAATGGATGTTTTTGGGGGTGATAGCCTTATTGGCTGGATTTGGATTGTTGGCGACCTATCCTAGACATCGAGATAGCCGTCCTGCTCTTTTAACTGCTTGCGGACTTGTGGTGTTAATGACTGCTCATCTCCTGATTGAATCAGGCGGTGGGGTAGAGATCGTTCTTGATGTGACGGGAGCCTCTATGATCGCACTGGCTGGGTTTTGGAATCGAAGGTTATGTCACCATTTAGGTTGCCATACTCATGAGCACACGCATGAACCCAGCGGTTCTAAAATTCAACCCCTTCCTGATTTATCCTCAAATTCTTAA
- a CDS encoding transcriptional repressor, producing MTRTRQAVLGLLQRTRQPISATEIFEQLHQENVAIDLVTVYRTVHVLKELGLVLQLDLHQEGSARYELKEGREHHHHIRCQICGQIEDLLLCPLKKVTKLIEQRTQFIVDDHTLEFTGLCPQCQ from the coding sequence ATGACCCGTACTCGCCAAGCCGTATTAGGTTTACTGCAAAGGACTCGTCAGCCAATAAGTGCTACGGAGATTTTTGAACAATTGCACCAGGAAAACGTGGCGATTGATTTAGTGACCGTGTACCGAACCGTGCATGTGCTGAAAGAGCTAGGTTTGGTTCTCCAATTGGACCTTCACCAGGAAGGTTCTGCAAGATATGAACTGAAAGAGGGGCGGGAACATCACCATCATATTCGTTGCCAGATCTGTGGTCAGATCGAGGATTTGTTGTTATGCCCGTTAAAAAAAGTCACAAAATTGATTGAACAACGGACGCAATTTATCGTGGATGATCATACCTTGGAATTCACGGGATTGTGTCCACAATGTCAATAA
- a CDS encoding OmpA family protein → MFVRFLGILMVCATWGCESLSMTHQSADVLTSGPPPATLSSLSTGEIEGSSSLAQRMSIPQGPKTGISQEKPPVDPFPTVYFPFDSWEISSEVQDRLDATASWMNRFPNYELVIEGHTDVRGTESYNMILGVKRAKAVQEYLANLGISRKRLDVVSFGNTLVLCEVDDEHQCHQFNRRADLLLE, encoded by the coding sequence ATGTTTGTACGATTTCTTGGGATTCTTATGGTGTGTGCAACATGGGGATGTGAGTCGCTTTCAATGACCCATCAGTCTGCGGATGTCTTGACGTCAGGGCCACCTCCGGCCACTTTGAGCTCTCTTTCGACAGGGGAAATTGAAGGCTCCTCGTCACTTGCCCAACGCATGAGTATTCCTCAAGGCCCTAAGACGGGAATATCTCAGGAAAAGCCCCCAGTAGATCCTTTTCCCACTGTGTACTTTCCATTCGATAGCTGGGAGATTTCCTCAGAAGTTCAAGATCGTTTGGATGCCACGGCTAGTTGGATGAACCGCTTCCCCAATTATGAACTCGTAATTGAGGGCCATACGGATGTACGTGGAACAGAAAGTTATAATATGATTCTCGGGGTAAAACGAGCAAAAGCTGTCCAAGAGTATCTGGCCAATTTAGGAATTTCCCGCAAACGTCTTGATGTGGTTTCCTTTGGGAATACCTTGGTTCTTTGTGAAGTCGACGACGAACATCAATGCCATCAATTTAACCGACGTGCTGACTTGCTCCTGGAGTAA
- a CDS encoding IS256 family transposase — translation MKKQSTTQTGESSPTWETLEVWIRGHVQQFQHVLEEEVTELLGRQKSVRRIGLDGSSGYRNGYGQPRRLTLGCGTSMVRRPRVRECEERLISRVLPFFKRKSTAVDHLLPELYLHGLVQGDCDLALGGLFGADAPLSSSTIARLKTHWQAEFVNWQSRSLEDLEVVYLWVDGLYVKAGLEKDKAALLVVLAALSNGQKVILAVVPGHRESTASWSAVLRDLKARGLRTPRLVIGDGHLGIWAGLRNVYPDVEEQRCWNHKSLNVLDKLPKRAQPEAKTLLCQIPYAPTCREAERRKEQFVRWCEQQGHMEAATCLERDWDRLTTFYQFPQPHWQHLRTTNPVESPFAAVRLRTDAAKRYKKVANATAVIWKLLMVAEQSFRRVKHPELMAEVYRGVEFVDGKQSKTEVAA, via the coding sequence ATGAAGAAGCAGAGCACAACGCAGACTGGTGAATCAAGCCCAACCTGGGAGACCTTAGAGGTCTGGATTCGGGGTCATGTCCAACAATTTCAACACGTCTTGGAAGAGGAAGTGACGGAGTTGCTTGGCCGACAGAAATCTGTCCGGCGTATCGGCCTCGATGGGTCCTCTGGGTACCGGAATGGGTATGGCCAACCACGGCGGTTAACCTTGGGCTGCGGCACGAGCATGGTGCGGCGTCCACGGGTCCGCGAGTGCGAGGAACGCTTGATCAGTCGTGTACTCCCCTTCTTCAAGCGAAAAAGCACTGCTGTAGATCATCTCTTGCCCGAGTTATATCTGCACGGGCTGGTTCAGGGTGACTGTGATCTGGCTCTTGGTGGATTGTTCGGCGCAGACGCGCCGCTCTCGAGTTCCACCATCGCCCGACTCAAGACACACTGGCAGGCAGAATTCGTGAACTGGCAAAGCCGGTCGCTGGAGGACCTGGAGGTCGTCTATCTCTGGGTAGACGGCCTCTATGTGAAAGCGGGGTTAGAGAAAGACAAGGCAGCCCTCCTCGTGGTGTTGGCGGCGTTGAGCAATGGGCAAAAAGTCATCCTTGCTGTCGTGCCAGGCCACCGAGAATCCACCGCCAGCTGGAGTGCCGTGTTACGGGATCTGAAAGCTCGTGGGTTACGTACCCCCCGGTTGGTAATTGGCGATGGCCATCTGGGGATTTGGGCGGGCCTGCGCAATGTCTATCCGGATGTCGAGGAACAGCGCTGTTGGAATCACAAGAGCCTGAATGTGCTCGACAAACTTCCCAAGCGCGCACAACCGGAAGCCAAGACTCTCCTCTGTCAGATTCCCTATGCGCCAACGTGCCGGGAGGCAGAACGGCGAAAAGAGCAGTTTGTGCGGTGGTGTGAACAACAGGGGCACATGGAAGCCGCCACCTGTCTGGAGCGGGATTGGGACCGGCTCACGACCTTTTATCAATTTCCACAGCCGCATTGGCAACATCTGCGCACGACGAATCCAGTGGAGTCGCCGTTTGCCGCCGTCCGCTTACGCACGGATGCGGCCAAACGGTACAAGAAAGTGGCCAATGCCACCGCAGTAATTTGGAAACTGCTCATGGTCGCGGAACAGAGCTTTCGTCGAGTGAAACATCCGGAGTTGATGGCCGAAGTCTATCGCGGAGTGGAATTTGTGGATGGAAAACAATCGAAAACTGAGGTGGCCGCCTAA